Proteins encoded in a region of the Lusitaniella coriacea LEGE 07157 genome:
- a CDS encoding response regulator transcription factor: MEILIVEDDFEIAQLIEQTLAREGFLCDRAADGLQAIEAVQTQHPDVIILDLMLPGLDGLEVCTRIRQKNQQKDPYILMLTARGEEIDRVIGLSTGADDYLVKPFSPRELVARVRALLRRSLRHAEKNTTIFTSHFILDLDRHTATRNLTPDSPEPLDLTALEFNLLATLMSAPNRVWSRTQLIDKLWGNDFFGDERVVDTHIRRLRKKIELDTANPTFIKTVVGAGYKFEDSLD, from the coding sequence ATGGAGATTTTAATTGTTGAGGACGACTTTGAGATTGCCCAACTGATCGAGCAAACCCTTGCCAGAGAAGGGTTTCTGTGCGATCGCGCGGCAGATGGATTACAAGCAATCGAAGCCGTTCAAACCCAACACCCCGATGTCATTATTCTCGATCTCATGCTTCCCGGTTTAGATGGCTTGGAAGTCTGCACCCGAATCCGCCAAAAAAACCAACAAAAAGACCCCTACATCCTCATGCTAACGGCGAGAGGCGAAGAAATCGATCGCGTGATCGGACTTTCCACCGGCGCAGATGACTACCTCGTTAAACCCTTCTCCCCCAGAGAACTTGTCGCTAGAGTTCGCGCGCTTTTGCGCCGCAGCTTGCGTCACGCCGAAAAAAATACCACCATTTTCACGTCCCATTTCATCCTCGACCTCGACCGCCATACTGCAACGCGCAACCTCACCCCAGACTCCCCAGAACCCCTCGATTTAACCGCCCTAGAGTTTAACCTTCTTGCCACCTTGATGAGCGCGCCCAATCGCGTCTGGAGTCGCACCCAACTGATTGATAAACTATGGGGAAACGACTTTTTTGGCGACGAACGGGTTGTGGATACACACATCCGACGCTTGCGAAAAAAAATCGAACTGGATACTGCCAACCCAACCTTTATCAAAACAGTGGTGGGTGCGGGCTATAAATTTGAAGATTCCCTCGATTAA